From the genome of Streptomyces sp. NBC_01116, one region includes:
- a CDS encoding aldehyde dehydrogenase family protein — protein sequence MSDQNRLGVFKTYKLYVGGKFPRSESGRVYEVTDSKGQWLANAPQSSRKDARDAVVAARKAFGGWSGATAYNRGQVLYRVAEMLEGRKDQFVREVAASEGLSKSKAAAAVDAAIDRWVWYAGWTDKIGQISGGANPVAGPYLNLSTPEPTGVVAVLAPQESSLLGLVSVIAPVIATGNTAVVIASADAPLPALSLGEVLATSDVPGGVVNILSGATAELAAPLAAHQDVNAIDLTGADTALAKELEIAAADNLKRVLRPGPVDADGAADSADWSASPGTHRLTAFLETKTVWHPTGALGASGSSY from the coding sequence ATGTCTGACCAGAACCGTCTTGGCGTCTTCAAGACCTACAAGCTGTACGTCGGGGGCAAGTTCCCCCGCTCCGAGAGCGGCCGGGTGTACGAGGTGACGGACTCCAAGGGCCAGTGGCTCGCCAACGCGCCGCAGTCCTCCCGCAAGGACGCGCGCGACGCGGTCGTCGCCGCGCGCAAGGCGTTCGGCGGCTGGTCGGGCGCGACCGCGTACAACCGCGGCCAGGTCCTCTACCGCGTCGCGGAGATGCTGGAGGGCCGCAAGGACCAGTTCGTCCGCGAGGTGGCCGCCTCCGAGGGGCTGTCGAAGTCGAAGGCGGCGGCCGCGGTGGACGCGGCGATCGACCGCTGGGTCTGGTACGCGGGCTGGACCGACAAGATCGGCCAGATCTCGGGCGGGGCCAACCCGGTCGCGGGGCCGTATCTCAACCTCTCCACCCCCGAGCCGACGGGCGTCGTCGCGGTCCTCGCGCCGCAGGAGTCGTCGCTCCTCGGGCTGGTCTCGGTGATCGCCCCGGTGATCGCGACCGGCAACACGGCGGTCGTCATCGCCTCGGCGGACGCCCCGCTGCCCGCGCTCTCGCTCGGAGAGGTGCTGGCCACCTCGGACGTCCCCGGCGGCGTGGTCAACATCCTGTCGGGCGCCACGGCGGAGCTGGCGGCCCCGCTCGCCGCACACCAGGACGTCAACGCGATCGACCTCACCGGTGCGGACACCGCCCTGGCGAAGGAGCTGGAGATCGCGGCCGCGGACAACCTGAAGCGCGTCCTGCGGCCGGGCCCGGTGGACGCGGACGGCGCGGCGGACTCCGCCGACTGGTCGGCCTCCCCCGGCACGCACCGCCTGACGGCGTTCCTGGAGACCAAGACGGTGTGGCACCCGACGGGCGCCCTGGGAGCCTCCGGCTCCTCGTACTGA
- a CDS encoding aldehyde dehydrogenase family protein — protein MASAFEYAPAPESRSVVDIAPSYGLFIDGEFTEAADGKVFKTVSPSSEEVLSEVARAGAADVDRAVKAARKAFEKWSALPGSERAKYLFRIARIIQERSRELAVLETLDNGKPIKETRDADLPLVAAHFFYYAGWADKLDHAGYGANPRPLGVAGQVIPWNFPLLMLAWKIAPALATGNTVVLKPAETTPLSALFFADICRQAGLPKGVVNILTGYGDAGEALVTHPDVNKVAFTGSTAVGKAIARSVAGTDKKVTLELGGKGANIVFDDAPIDQAVEGIVTGIFFNQGQVCCAGSRLLVQESVQDEVLDALKRRLSTLRLGDPLDKNTDIGAINSAEQLARITALVETGEAEGAERWSAPCELPSSGYWFAPTLFTNVTQAHTVARDEIFGPVLSVLSFRTPDEAVAKANNSQYGLSAGIWTEKGSRILAVAGKLRAGVVWANTFNKFDPTSPFGGYKESGYGREGGRHGLEAYLDV, from the coding sequence ATGGCATCCGCATTCGAGTACGCACCGGCGCCGGAGTCCCGCTCCGTCGTCGACATCGCCCCGTCGTACGGGCTGTTCATCGACGGCGAGTTCACCGAGGCCGCCGACGGCAAGGTCTTCAAGACCGTCTCGCCGAGCAGCGAGGAGGTCCTCTCCGAGGTCGCGCGGGCCGGCGCTGCGGACGTGGACCGGGCCGTGAAGGCGGCCCGCAAGGCGTTCGAGAAGTGGTCGGCGCTGCCCGGCTCCGAGCGCGCCAAGTACCTGTTCCGGATCGCCCGGATCATCCAGGAGCGCAGCCGCGAGCTGGCCGTTCTCGAAACCCTCGACAACGGCAAGCCGATCAAGGAGACCCGCGACGCGGACCTCCCGCTGGTCGCGGCGCACTTCTTCTACTACGCGGGCTGGGCCGACAAGCTCGACCACGCGGGGTACGGGGCGAACCCCCGCCCGCTGGGCGTGGCCGGCCAGGTCATCCCGTGGAACTTCCCGCTGCTGATGCTCGCGTGGAAGATCGCCCCGGCGCTCGCCACGGGCAACACGGTGGTCCTGAAGCCCGCCGAGACGACCCCGCTGAGCGCACTGTTCTTCGCGGACATCTGCCGCCAGGCCGGGCTGCCCAAGGGCGTCGTGAACATCCTGACCGGCTACGGCGACGCGGGCGAGGCCCTCGTCACGCACCCGGACGTGAACAAGGTCGCCTTCACCGGTTCGACCGCCGTCGGCAAGGCGATCGCGCGCTCCGTCGCGGGTACGGACAAGAAGGTCACCCTGGAGCTGGGCGGCAAGGGCGCGAACATCGTGTTCGACGACGCGCCGATCGACCAGGCCGTCGAGGGCATCGTCACCGGGATCTTCTTCAACCAGGGCCAGGTCTGCTGCGCGGGCTCCCGGCTGCTGGTCCAGGAGTCGGTCCAGGACGAGGTGCTGGACGCCCTGAAGCGCCGGCTGTCCACGCTGCGGCTGGGCGACCCGCTGGACAAGAACACCGACATCGGCGCGATCAACTCCGCCGAGCAGCTCGCCCGGATCACCGCCCTGGTGGAGACCGGCGAGGCGGAGGGCGCGGAGCGCTGGAGCGCCCCCTGCGAACTGCCGTCGTCCGGTTACTGGTTCGCCCCGACGCTCTTCACGAACGTCACCCAGGCGCACACGGTGGCCCGTGACGAGATCTTCGGCCCGGTGCTCTCCGTCCTCTCCTTCCGCACCCCGGACGAGGCGGTCGCCAAGGCGAACAACAGTCAGTACGGCCTCTCGGCCGGCATCTGGACGGAGAAGGGCTCCCGCATCCTCGCGGTGGCCGGCAAGCTCCGCGCGGGCGTCGTCTGGGCCAACACGTTCAACAAGTTCGACCCGACGTCGCCGTTCGGCGGCTACAAGGAGTCGGGCTACGGCCGCGAGGGCGGCCGCCACGGCCTGGAGGCGTACCTCGATGTCTGA
- the deoC gene encoding deoxyribose-phosphate aldolase — translation MPTTAPAFSDATASDSALRRFLFGLPGVDAVGLEARAASLGTRSIKTTAKAYAIDLAISMIDLTTLEGADTPGKVRALAAKAVNPDPTDRTTPRTAAVCVYPDMAATAAAALAGSGVKVASVATAFPAGRAALDVKLADVRDAVAAGADEIDMVIDRGAFLSGRFLKVYEEILAVKAECGTARLKVIFETGELSTYDNIRRASWIGMLAGADFIKTSTGKVATNATPANTLLMLEAVRDFRAATGTQIGVKPAGGIRTTKDAVKFLVLVNETAGEDWLDPHWFRFGASSLLNDLLMQRQKLSTGRYSGPDYVTVD, via the coding sequence ATGCCCACCACTGCTCCCGCATTCTCCGACGCGACGGCGTCCGACAGTGCGCTGCGCCGCTTCCTGTTCGGGCTGCCCGGCGTCGACGCCGTCGGCCTCGAAGCGCGCGCCGCCTCCCTCGGAACCCGTTCGATCAAGACGACGGCCAAGGCGTACGCCATCGATCTCGCCATCTCGATGATCGACCTGACGACGCTGGAAGGCGCGGACACCCCGGGCAAGGTCCGGGCTCTCGCCGCCAAGGCCGTCAACCCCGACCCGACCGACCGCACGACGCCCCGCACCGCGGCGGTCTGCGTCTATCCCGACATGGCGGCCACCGCCGCCGCCGCGCTGGCCGGGTCCGGCGTGAAGGTGGCGTCCGTGGCGACCGCCTTCCCGGCGGGCCGTGCCGCGCTGGACGTCAAGCTCGCGGACGTCCGCGACGCCGTGGCGGCCGGGGCCGACGAGATCGACATGGTGATCGACCGGGGGGCGTTCCTCTCCGGCCGGTTCCTGAAGGTGTACGAGGAGATCCTCGCCGTGAAGGCGGAGTGCGGGACCGCCCGCCTCAAGGTGATCTTCGAGACCGGCGAGCTGTCCACGTACGACAACATCCGCCGGGCGTCCTGGATCGGGATGCTGGCGGGCGCGGACTTCATCAAGACCTCGACCGGCAAGGTGGCCACCAACGCCACCCCCGCGAACACCCTCCTCATGCTGGAGGCCGTCCGCGACTTCCGGGCGGCCACCGGCACGCAGATCGGCGTGAAGCCGGCCGGCGGCATCCGCACCACCAAGGACGCGGTGAAGTTCCTGGTGCTGGTGAACGAGACCGCGGGCGAGGACTGGCTGGACCCGCACTGGTTCCGGTTCGGCGCGTCCAGCCTGCTCAACGACCTGCTGATGCAGCGCCAGAAGCTCAGCACCGGCCGTTACTCCGGCCCCGATTACGTGACGGTGGACTGA
- a CDS encoding PH domain-containing protein, whose translation MTSPTPPAEPHPATRTHRSVAALVCGSLLLLLIAWMAGDAMIRGEGRVPWLAAAALLLVVPLVVAFTLRPAVFVDDERIRIRNPFRTIQLPWTEVADVRASYSSELLARDGTKYQLWAIPVSLRARKRAARSAARAAHDDPYGRTSVSADVRDSAARTASADQTVRDLRDLAERSGGTTAEGADRGSVRWAYEVIAPAVAGAVVLVVVGAIG comes from the coding sequence ATGACGAGCCCCACACCTCCCGCAGAGCCGCACCCCGCGACCCGGACCCACCGTTCCGTCGCCGCACTGGTCTGCGGGTCGCTGCTGCTCCTGCTGATCGCCTGGATGGCCGGGGACGCCATGATCCGGGGCGAGGGGCGGGTGCCCTGGCTGGCGGCGGCCGCGCTGCTCCTGGTGGTGCCGCTGGTCGTGGCCTTCACCCTCCGGCCCGCCGTCTTCGTGGACGACGAGCGCATCCGGATCCGCAACCCGTTCCGGACGATCCAGCTGCCCTGGACCGAGGTCGCCGACGTACGGGCCTCGTACTCCTCCGAGCTGCTCGCCCGGGACGGCACGAAGTACCAGCTGTGGGCCATCCCGGTCTCCCTGCGCGCCCGCAAGCGCGCGGCGCGCAGCGCGGCCCGCGCGGCGCACGACGACCCCTACGGCCGTACGTCGGTCAGCGCCGACGTCCGCGACTCCGCCGCCCGCACCGCGTCCGCCGACCAGACCGTCCGCGATCTGCGGGACCTGGCCGAGCGCTCCGGCGGCACGACGGCCGAGGGCGCGGACCGGGGCTCCGTGCGCTGGGCCTACGAGGTGATCGCCCCGGCCGTCGCCGGGGCCGTCGTGCTCGTGGTGGTGGGGGCGATCGGCTGA
- a CDS encoding phospho-sugar mutase, with translation MQHDLIAQARTWLAEDPDPDTRAELGAIVEAGDTAELAARFAGTLQFGTAGLRGELGAGPMRMNRSVVIRAAAGLAAYLKDQGEEGGLVVIGYDARYKSEDFARDTAAVMTGAGLRAAVLPRPLPTPVLAYAIRHLGAVAGVEVTASHNPPRDNGYKVYLGDGSQIVPPADGEIAAAIDAVGPLAGVPRPEGGWEVLGDEVLAAYLARTDAVLAPGSPRTARTVHTAMHGVGTSVLTAAFERAGFPAPVLVTEQAEPDPAFPTVAFPNPEEPGAMDLAFATARRAAPDLIIANDPDADRCAVAVPDTATEGGWRMLRGDEVGALLAAHLVERGVSGVFAESIVSSSLLGRIAEKAGLGYEETLTGFKWIARVDGLRYGYEEALGYCVDPEGVRDKDGITAALLVAELASVLKERGRTLLDLLDDLALAHGLHATDQLSVRVEDLSVIADAMARLRAQPPTALAGLAVTSAEDLARGTDRLPPTDGLRYHLEGARVIVRPSGTEPKLKCYLEVVVPVADAAGLPAARARGAELLAGIKRDLAAAAGI, from the coding sequence GTGCAGCACGACCTCATCGCACAGGCCAGGACCTGGCTGGCCGAGGACCCCGACCCCGACACGCGTGCGGAGCTGGGCGCGATCGTCGAGGCGGGCGACACCGCCGAACTGGCCGCCCGTTTCGCGGGCACGCTCCAGTTCGGCACCGCCGGGCTGCGCGGGGAGCTGGGAGCCGGGCCCATGCGGATGAACCGGTCCGTGGTGATCCGGGCGGCGGCGGGTCTCGCCGCCTATCTGAAGGACCAGGGCGAGGAGGGCGGCCTCGTCGTCATCGGCTACGACGCCCGCTACAAGTCGGAGGACTTCGCGCGCGACACCGCGGCCGTGATGACGGGCGCCGGACTGCGCGCCGCCGTGCTGCCCCGCCCGCTCCCCACTCCCGTGCTGGCGTACGCCATAAGGCATCTGGGCGCGGTCGCCGGGGTCGAGGTCACCGCCAGCCACAACCCGCCGCGCGACAACGGCTACAAGGTCTACCTCGGCGACGGCTCGCAGATCGTGCCTCCGGCCGACGGCGAGATCGCCGCCGCCATCGACGCGGTCGGCCCGCTGGCGGGCGTGCCACGCCCGGAGGGCGGCTGGGAGGTCCTCGGCGACGAGGTCCTGGCCGCCTACCTGGCCCGTACGGACGCGGTCCTGGCCCCCGGCAGCCCCCGTACGGCACGGACCGTCCACACCGCGATGCACGGCGTCGGCACCTCCGTACTGACCGCCGCGTTCGAGCGGGCCGGGTTCCCGGCGCCGGTCCTCGTCACCGAGCAGGCCGAGCCCGACCCCGCGTTCCCCACCGTGGCCTTCCCCAACCCGGAGGAGCCCGGCGCGATGGATCTCGCCTTCGCCACCGCGCGCCGGGCGGCGCCGGACCTGATCATCGCCAACGACCCGGACGCGGACCGCTGCGCCGTCGCCGTGCCCGACACCGCCACGGAGGGCGGCTGGCGGATGCTGCGCGGCGACGAGGTGGGTGCGCTGCTCGCCGCGCACCTGGTGGAGCGGGGCGTGAGCGGCGTGTTCGCGGAGTCGATCGTGTCGTCGTCGCTGCTCGGCCGGATCGCGGAGAAGGCGGGCCTCGGTTACGAGGAGACCCTGACGGGCTTCAAGTGGATCGCCCGGGTGGACGGACTGCGGTACGGGTACGAGGAGGCGCTCGGCTACTGCGTGGACCCCGAGGGCGTCCGCGACAAGGACGGCATCACCGCCGCGCTGCTCGTCGCCGAGCTGGCCTCCGTACTCAAGGAGCGGGGCCGTACGCTCCTGGACCTGCTGGACGACCTGGCCCTCGCGCACGGCCTGCACGCCACCGACCAGCTCTCGGTGCGGGTGGAGGACCTCTCGGTCATCGCGGACGCCATGGCCCGGCTCCGCGCGCAGCCGCCGACCGCGCTGGCCGGCCTCGCCGTCACCTCGGCCGAGGACCTGGCGCGGGGCACCGACAGGCTGCCGCCCACCGACGGGCTGCGCTACCACCTGGAGGGCGCCCGGGTGATCGTCCGCCCGAGCGGCACCGAGCCGAAGCTGAAGTGCTATCTGGAGGTCGTCGTCCCGGTGGCGGACGCGGCCGGGCTGCCCGCCGCGCGGGCCCGGGGCGCCGAACTGCTCGCCGGGATCAAGCGGGACCTCGCGGCGGCCGCGGGGATCTGA
- a CDS encoding purine-nucleoside phosphorylase — protein MNASVIPDNIQGDPRAAAAGAAARLRELTGAETHDVALVMGSGWAPAGEALGVPDAEFPVTDLPGFPAPAVEGHGGTVRSYRIGEKRALVFLGRTHFYEGRGVAAVAHGVRTAVAAGCGTVILTNGCGGLREGMRPGQPVLISDHINLTAASPIIGANFVDLTDLYSPRLRALCKEIDDTLEEGVYVQFPGPHYETPAEINMVRVMGGDLVGMSTVLEAIAAREAGAEVLGLSLVTNLAAGLSGEPLNHEEVLQAGRDSATRMGALLARVLDRV, from the coding sequence GTGAACGCATCTGTTATTCCGGACAACATCCAGGGCGACCCGCGGGCAGCCGCCGCCGGGGCCGCCGCCCGCCTGCGCGAGCTGACCGGCGCCGAGACCCATGACGTCGCCCTGGTGATGGGCTCCGGCTGGGCGCCCGCGGGCGAAGCGCTCGGCGTCCCGGACGCCGAGTTCCCCGTGACCGACCTGCCCGGCTTCCCGGCGCCCGCCGTCGAGGGCCACGGCGGCACGGTCCGCTCCTACCGGATCGGCGAGAAGCGCGCGCTGGTCTTCCTCGGCCGCACGCACTTCTACGAGGGCCGGGGCGTCGCCGCCGTCGCCCACGGCGTCCGTACGGCGGTGGCCGCGGGCTGCGGGACCGTCATCCTGACGAACGGCTGCGGCGGCCTGCGCGAGGGCATGCGCCCGGGCCAGCCGGTCCTGATCAGCGACCACATCAACCTGACGGCCGCCTCCCCGATCATCGGCGCCAACTTCGTCGACCTCACCGACCTGTACTCGCCGCGCCTGCGCGCGCTGTGCAAGGAGATCGACGACACCCTCGAAGAGGGCGTCTACGTCCAGTTCCCCGGCCCGCACTACGAGACCCCGGCCGAGATCAACATGGTCCGGGTCATGGGCGGCGACCTGGTGGGCATGTCCACGGTCCTGGAGGCCATCGCGGCCCGGGAGGCGGGCGCGGAGGTGCTCGGCCTCTCCCTCGTCACCAACCTGGCGGCGGGCCTGTCCGGAGAGCCCCTCAACCACGAGGAGGTCCTCCAGGCCGGCCGCGACTCGGCGACCCGGATGGGCGCGCTGCTGGCCCGGGTGCTCGACCGCGTCTGA
- a CDS encoding gamma-glutamylcyclotransferase: MSLYAAYAGNLDARLMTRRAPHSPMRSTGWLNGWRLTFGGEQMGWEGALATVVEAPRSQVFVALYDLAPMDEDSMDRWEGVGLDIYRRMRVRVHTLDGEEPAWMYVLNGYEGGLPSARYLGEIADAAESAGAPHDYVMELRKRPC; this comes from the coding sequence ATGTCGCTCTACGCCGCGTACGCCGGCAACCTCGACGCGCGGCTGATGACCCGCCGCGCCCCGCATTCCCCGATGCGCAGCACCGGCTGGCTCAACGGCTGGCGGCTGACCTTCGGCGGGGAGCAGATGGGCTGGGAGGGGGCGCTGGCCACCGTGGTGGAGGCGCCGCGCTCCCAGGTCTTCGTCGCGCTGTACGACCTGGCGCCGATGGACGAGGACTCCATGGACCGCTGGGAGGGCGTCGGCCTCGACATCTACCGCCGGATGCGCGTCCGGGTGCACACCCTGGACGGCGAGGAGCCGGCCTGGATGTACGTGCTGAACGGCTACGAGGGCGGTCTGCCCTCGGCGCGCTATCTCGGCGAGATCGCGGACGCCGCGGAATCCGCCGGCGCACCGCACGATTATGTGATGGAGCTGCGCAAGCGCCCCTGCTGA
- a CDS encoding NAD(P)H-quinone dehydrogenase: MTRIVIIGGGPGGYEAALVGAQLGAEVTVVDCDGLGGASVLTDCVPSKTLIATAEVMTTFDSSYEELGIIVADDTPHVEQAARVVGVDLGKVNRRVKRLALAQSHDITASVTRAGARVMRGRGRLDGLQAADGSRQVVVTAADGTEERLTADAVLIATGGHPREIPDAQPDGERILNWTQVYDLDELPEELIVVGSGVTGAEFAGAYQALGSRVTLVSSRDRVLPGEDPDAAAVLEDVFRRRGMNVMARSRAQSAKRVGDRVEVTLADGRVITGSHCLMAVGAIPNTAGMGLEEAGVRLKDSGHVLTDRVSRTSAPGVYAAGDVTGIFALASVAAMQGRIAMYHFLGDAVAPLNLKAVSANVFTDPEIATVGYSQAEVDAGKIEARVVKLPLLRNPRAKMQGIRDGFVKIFCRPGTGIVVGGCVVAPRASELIHPISIAVDNNLTVEQIANAFTVYPSLSGSIAEVARQLHTRKLTGEG, translated from the coding sequence GTGACCCGGATCGTGATCATCGGCGGCGGCCCCGGCGGCTACGAGGCAGCCCTGGTGGGCGCCCAGCTCGGTGCGGAGGTGACCGTCGTCGACTGCGACGGTCTCGGCGGGGCCTCGGTCCTCACCGACTGCGTGCCCTCGAAGACCCTGATCGCCACGGCCGAGGTGATGACCACCTTCGACTCCTCGTACGAGGAGCTGGGCATCATCGTCGCCGACGACACCCCCCACGTGGAGCAGGCCGCCCGGGTCGTCGGCGTGGACCTCGGCAAGGTCAACCGCCGGGTCAAGCGCCTGGCGCTCGCCCAGTCCCACGACATCACCGCCTCCGTCACCCGGGCCGGCGCCCGGGTGATGCGCGGCCGGGGACGGCTCGACGGGCTCCAGGCCGCCGACGGGTCCCGACAGGTCGTCGTCACCGCCGCGGACGGCACCGAGGAGCGGCTGACCGCCGACGCCGTGCTGATAGCGACCGGCGGCCACCCCCGGGAGATCCCGGACGCGCAGCCCGACGGCGAGCGCATCCTGAACTGGACCCAGGTCTACGACCTCGACGAACTCCCCGAGGAGCTCATCGTCGTCGGATCCGGTGTCACCGGCGCCGAGTTCGCCGGGGCCTACCAGGCGCTCGGCTCGCGCGTCACCCTCGTCTCCTCCCGCGACCGGGTGCTGCCCGGCGAGGACCCGGACGCCGCCGCCGTCCTGGAGGACGTCTTCCGCCGCCGCGGGATGAACGTCATGGCCCGCTCCCGCGCCCAGTCCGCCAAGCGCGTCGGCGACCGGGTCGAGGTGACGCTGGCCGACGGCCGGGTCATCACCGGCTCGCACTGTCTGATGGCGGTCGGCGCGATCCCGAACACCGCGGGCATGGGGCTGGAGGAGGCCGGCGTACGGCTCAAGGACTCCGGGCACGTCCTCACCGACCGCGTCTCGCGCACCAGCGCCCCCGGCGTCTACGCGGCCGGCGACGTCACCGGCATCTTCGCGCTGGCCTCGGTCGCCGCGATGCAGGGCCGTATCGCGATGTACCACTTCCTGGGCGACGCGGTCGCGCCGCTGAACCTCAAGGCCGTCTCCGCCAACGTCTTCACCGACCCGGAGATCGCCACCGTCGGCTACAGCCAGGCCGAGGTGGACGCGGGCAAGATCGAGGCCCGGGTGGTGAAGCTGCCGCTGCTGCGCAACCCGCGCGCCAAGATGCAGGGCATCCGCGACGGCTTCGTCAAGATCTTCTGCCGCCCCGGTACGGGCATCGTGGTCGGCGGCTGCGTGGTCGCGCCGCGCGCCAGCGAGCTGATCCACCCCATCTCGATCGCGGTCGACAACAACCTGACGGTGGAACAGATCGCAAACGCCTTCACCGTGTACCCGTCCCTGTCCGGATCGATCGCCGAAGTGGCCCGGCAGCTGCACACCCGCAAGCTCACGGGCGAGGGCTGA
- a CDS encoding DeoR/GlpR family DNA-binding transcription regulator translates to MFAAERRQLILEMVRANGAVSLRELARVVQTSEVTVRRDVRALEAEGLLDRRHGGAVLPGGFTRESGFPQKSHLSTAEKTAIADLAAGLVGEGEAIVVGAGTTTQELARRLARVPGLTVVTNSLLVAQALAHANRVEVVMTGGTLRGSNYALVGSGAEQSLQGLRVSRAFLSGSGLTAERGLSTSNMLSASVDRALVQAAAEVVVLADHTKLGSDTMFQTVPTELITRLVTDEPPLHDERAAAELQSLADQGVEITVAGPGADASGGDGPSPGRQPRRDMPLPGQRRTQNGGLGPQLRSASALADVPGEQQRARVADLRRR, encoded by the coding sequence GTGTTCGCTGCAGAACGTCGTCAGTTGATCCTCGAAATGGTGCGTGCCAACGGGGCGGTATCGCTCCGTGAGCTCGCCCGCGTCGTCCAGACCTCCGAAGTGACCGTACGGCGGGACGTGCGGGCACTGGAGGCAGAAGGACTCCTCGACCGCCGGCACGGCGGTGCGGTCTTGCCGGGCGGTTTTACGCGGGAGTCCGGCTTCCCGCAGAAATCCCATCTCTCCACCGCGGAGAAGACGGCCATCGCCGACCTGGCCGCGGGCCTCGTCGGCGAGGGCGAGGCCATCGTGGTCGGCGCCGGCACGACCACGCAGGAGCTGGCCCGCCGGCTCGCGCGGGTCCCCGGTCTGACCGTCGTCACCAACTCCCTGCTGGTGGCCCAGGCGTTGGCCCATGCCAACCGGGTCGAAGTCGTCATGACCGGCGGCACCCTGCGCGGGAGCAACTACGCGCTGGTGGGCAGCGGGGCCGAGCAGTCCCTCCAGGGGCTGCGGGTCTCCCGGGCCTTCCTCTCCGGGAGCGGTCTCACCGCGGAGCGCGGCCTGTCCACCTCCAACATGCTCTCGGCCAGCGTCGACCGGGCTCTCGTGCAGGCCGCCGCGGAGGTGGTCGTCCTGGCGGACCACACCAAGCTCGGCTCGGACACCATGTTCCAGACGGTGCCCACCGAACTGATCACCCGCCTGGTGACGGACGAGCCCCCGCTCCACGACGAGCGGGCCGCCGCCGAGCTCCAGTCCCTGGCGGACCAGGGCGTGGAGATCACGGTGGCGGGTCCGGGCGCGGACGCGTCCGGCGGGGACGGCCCCTCACCGGGGCGTCAGCCCCGCCGGGACATGCCGCTTCCCGGACAGCGGCGCACGCAGAACGGCGGTCTCGGGCCGCAGCTCCGCAGCGCCTCCGCGCTGGCGGACGTCCCGGGGGAGCAGCAGCGCGCCCGGGTCGCGGACCTGCGGCGGCGGTAG
- a CDS encoding TetR/AcrR family transcriptional regulator, which translates to MAGAIPMETSTARPPARPMRADARRNHDRLVGEARRSFAEHGTDASLEDIARRAGVGIGTLYRHFPNRDALMNAVFQDALRSLLDRSRELAAAEAPCRALVDWLGAIVTHAGEYRGLAHGLMSASRDGSSALAQCHLPLREAGAGLLRRAQESGSVRDDVSIDDLLQLTNAIALAAEQSPDDPELAERLLRLTLRGLK; encoded by the coding sequence ATGGCAGGGGCGATCCCGATGGAGACGAGCACGGCACGACCGCCGGCCCGGCCGATGCGAGCGGACGCGCGCCGGAACCACGACCGGCTGGTGGGCGAGGCCCGCAGGTCCTTCGCCGAGCACGGCACGGACGCGTCGCTGGAGGACATCGCCCGGCGGGCGGGCGTGGGCATCGGCACCCTCTACCGGCACTTCCCGAACCGGGACGCCCTGATGAACGCGGTCTTCCAGGACGCCCTGCGCTCACTCCTGGACCGCTCCCGGGAGCTGGCCGCCGCGGAGGCCCCGTGCCGGGCGCTGGTGGACTGGCTGGGCGCGATCGTCACTCATGCGGGTGAGTACCGCGGCCTGGCCCACGGCCTGATGTCCGCCTCGCGCGACGGGAGCTCGGCACTGGCGCAGTGCCATCTGCCGCTCCGGGAGGCGGGCGCGGGGCTGCTGCGCCGGGCCCAGGAGAGCGGGTCGGTGCGGGACGACGTCTCGATCGACGACCTGCTCCAGCTCACCAACGCGATCGCGCTGGCGGCCGAGCAGTCGCCCGACGACCCGGAGTTGGCGGAGCGGCTCCTGCGGCTGACGCTGCGCGGACTGAAGTAG